In Nitrospirota bacterium, the following are encoded in one genomic region:
- a CDS encoding right-handed parallel beta-helix repeat-containing protein — MFRRVSTALICGVLLISWAHELKAATIYVSDDFKTIQDAVDNSHAGDSIVVREGEYHGNIVITKPLILKSERGPEKTIVHAADSSEPVFRISDVKDVVISGFTSTDSSVAGIYLNNSVNIEISDNKAVNNRNGIALISSNSNKLTNNKSNLNKLSGIYLESSNNNELERNETNSNREKGIFLNSSNNNNIVSNVSNRNEWNGITLWVSNNNRVEKNEVMRNTYSIIVSGSMGNILNDNYTWTNLYIILPILLLYTGVVLFFIQRKIYSLIYSG, encoded by the coding sequence ATGTTCCGAAGAGTATCAACTGCACTTATTTGTGGCGTGCTTTTAATCAGTTGGGCTCATGAATTAAAGGCCGCCACAATCTATGTCAGCGATGATTTTAAAACCATTCAGGATGCAGTAGATAATTCGCACGCTGGTGATAGTATTGTTGTCAGAGAGGGGGAGTATCACGGGAACATAGTGATTACCAAGCCCCTTATCCTTAAATCTGAGAGGGGGCCAGAGAAGACTATAGTACATGCTGCGGATTCATCTGAACCAGTGTTCAGGATCTCTGATGTCAAGGATGTAGTCATTTCCGGTTTTACGTCTACCGATTCATCAGTTGCAGGGATATACCTCAATAACTCAGTCAATATTGAAATAAGTGACAATAAGGCTGTTAATAACCGTAACGGCATAGCCCTAATTTCTTCCAATAGTAATAAGTTGACTAATAATAAGAGTAACTTGAATAAACTTTCAGGCATCTATCTGGAATCGTCTAATAATAACGAGCTTGAGCGGAATGAGACAAACTCGAACAGGGAAAAAGGGATATTTCTAAACTCATCTAATAACAATAACATTGTCAGCAATGTTTCAAACCGTAATGAGTGGAATGGCATTACTTTATGGGTTTCAAACAACAATAGAGTTGAAAAGAACGAAGTTATGAGAAACACATACAGTATTATTGTCAGTGGTTCAATGGGGAATATATTGAATGATAATTATACATGGACGAACCTTTATATAATACTTCCAATACTCCTTTTATATACAGGAGTTGTTTTGTTCTTTATTCAACGAAAGATATATAGTCTTATTTACAGCGGATGA
- a CDS encoding NarK/NasA family nitrate transporter produces MSTWLKRWEPEDQQFWKSEGSGRAWGTLAVTTFSLFFSFATWFVMSVVAVRLPNIGFKFDTMQLFWLAAMPGLAGGFFRTIHAFLIPIFGTRATITGANFVKLLPMVWLGIAVMNPQTPYLHFLIIAFLCGFGAGDFSSFMPSTSIFFPKRLQGTAMGLQAGLGNLGVSVTQFVAPWIIGFSIIGAIGAPQLFTSATPVFDVKVTKDAGVVKDVVVKGDLASHIKIVKNEAGAVQDIIITEHERTRGMQAKIEMENGVVTDITVKKIVKKNLWLHNSSFWFIPFLIIAGIISWLYLRSVPMKKVSVGGMIKNMTDNKHAYFCTWIYIMTFGSFAGFAATFPLMIKILYGNIPGMDAALAPDPLKYAFLGPLIGSVIRFAGGPLSDKWGGSLFTMISGAGIVAGCVALVYGGYLAPTSLDQFPMFLYLMLFLFLMAGIGNFSTFRQFPIAFAFNPRMGAQILGWTGAWAAYGPFIFASLIGSSITKYQSAAPFFTGVAIFAFIGTALNYWYYYRDGAERGDWGSKDTWWIRLSESEKQSYIAANP; encoded by the coding sequence ATGTCTACATGGTTAAAAAGGTGGGAACCTGAAGACCAACAGTTTTGGAAATCGGAAGGGAGTGGACGGGCCTGGGGGACGCTTGCTGTTACTACCTTCAGTCTGTTTTTTTCATTTGCAACATGGTTCGTTATGAGTGTTGTGGCTGTTCGTCTTCCTAACATTGGATTCAAATTTGACACTATGCAGCTTTTCTGGCTTGCGGCTATGCCAGGCCTTGCCGGAGGGTTCTTTCGAACGATACACGCATTCCTGATCCCAATTTTCGGCACAAGGGCTACTATAACAGGTGCTAATTTTGTTAAATTGCTCCCCATGGTCTGGCTTGGGATTGCAGTTATGAACCCGCAGACTCCGTATCTGCATTTTCTGATAATAGCATTCCTTTGCGGCTTTGGAGCAGGAGACTTTTCTTCTTTTATGCCCTCAACAAGCATCTTCTTTCCAAAAAGACTTCAGGGAACTGCTATGGGACTACAGGCAGGCTTGGGAAATCTGGGAGTGAGTGTCACACAGTTTGTAGCTCCCTGGATTATCGGTTTTTCCATCATAGGTGCAATCGGTGCCCCGCAGCTCTTTACTAGTGCCACACCGGTCTTTGATGTGAAGGTTACAAAAGACGCTGGGGTTGTAAAGGATGTCGTTGTTAAGGGGGATCTTGCCAGTCATATAAAGATTGTTAAGAATGAAGCAGGGGCAGTTCAGGATATAATAATTACTGAGCATGAAAGGACAAGAGGAATGCAGGCCAAGATCGAGATGGAAAATGGAGTTGTAACCGACATTACGGTTAAGAAAATTGTCAAAAAGAATCTGTGGCTTCATAATTCATCCTTCTGGTTTATTCCATTCCTCATCATCGCCGGCATTATAAGCTGGTTGTATCTCAGGAGCGTGCCGATGAAGAAGGTCTCTGTCGGGGGTATGATTAAGAATATGACTGACAATAAACATGCCTACTTCTGTACCTGGATATATATCATGACATTCGGTTCATTCGCTGGTTTTGCGGCAACATTCCCTCTTATGATAAAGATTTTGTATGGGAACATCCCAGGCATGGATGCAGCGCTGGCACCTGATCCACTTAAATATGCATTTCTGGGACCGCTAATAGGTTCTGTTATTCGTTTTGCCGGTGGACCCTTATCCGACAAATGGGGAGGGTCACTATTTACAATGATTTCAGGGGCAGGGATAGTCGCGGGGTGTGTTGCACTCGTATACGGCGGATACCTGGCGCCGACCTCACTGGATCAATTCCCGATGTTCTTGTATCTGATGCTGTTTCTCTTCCTCATGGCAGGTATCGGGAATTTTTCAACCTTCCGCCAGTTCCCAATTGCTTTTGCTTTTAATCCGAGAATGGGGGCGCAGATACTTGGCTGGACAGGGGCATGGGCTGCCTATGGACCGTTCATATTCGCCAGCCTGATCGGGAGTTCCATAACCAAATATCAATCAGCAGCGCCATTCTTCACAGGTGTCGCAATTTTCGCTTTTATAGGTACCGCTCTAAACTATTGGTACTATTATCGAGACGGCGCTGAGAGAGGTGATTGGGGTTCTAAGGATACCTGGTGGATCAGGTTATCCGAATCCGAAAAACAGAGCTACATAGCTGCGAATCCATAA
- the narI gene encoding respiratory nitrate reductase subunit gamma, which yields MYSVQTDVLHFILFGAMPYILLSICVVGAIWRYTSNRYSWSSQSSQFLENSVLFYGSFPWHYGILTILVMHIFGLLFPSAILAWNGVPVRLYILELSGLALGFLAFFGLLVFTYRRLTDVRVKSVTSGWDVLVLIVLLIQVATGILNAMLYRWGSNWYAATAVPWMWSIFTLQPDPTYVSGLRLITKVHIFNAMIFIALIPFTRLAHFVVIRPYAYLWRPYQVVRWYRKEAPENIVQYK from the coding sequence ATGTATTCAGTACAAACAGATGTACTTCATTTTATACTGTTTGGAGCTATGCCGTACATACTGCTTTCTATCTGTGTCGTCGGGGCAATATGGCGTTATACATCAAACCGTTATTCATGGTCGAGTCAGTCATCTCAGTTTCTTGAAAACTCAGTTCTGTTTTACGGCTCGTTTCCATGGCACTATGGGATATTAACCATACTTGTAATGCACATTTTCGGACTTTTGTTCCCAAGTGCAATATTGGCATGGAATGGGGTCCCGGTGAGGCTCTATATCCTTGAGCTTTCAGGCCTTGCGCTCGGTTTCCTTGCTTTCTTCGGACTCCTCGTATTCACATACAGGAGACTGACTGATGTCAGGGTAAAGTCCGTTACATCAGGATGGGATGTGCTGGTTCTTATCGTACTCCTCATCCAGGTTGCAACAGGTATCCTTAATGCCATGCTTTACAGATGGGGTTCAAACTGGTATGCGGCTACAGCAGTGCCGTGGATGTGGTCAATCTTTACTTTACAACCTGATCCGACATATGTTTCAGGATTAAGACTGATTACAAAGGTGCATATCTTCAATGCCATGATTTTTATCGCATTGATTCCTTTTACAAGACTTGCTCACTTTGTAGTTATCAGGCCATATGCATACCTTTGGAGACCTTATCAGGTAGTAAGATGGTACAGGAAAGAGGCGCCGGAGAATATAGTACAGTATAAGTAA
- the narH gene encoding nitrate reductase subunit beta: MDVRFQLSMSFNLDKCIGCHTCSVSCKNVWTSRQGAEYMWWNNVETKPGTGYPVTWEDQERYRGGWELSGGNLRLKLLKGPGKIRTLANIFFQPNLPTIDDYYEPFTFDYQNLFNAPLGDDQPVARPKSLITGEFMEKVSLGPNWDDDMGGSPLYATNDPNLRNLSASQKELLTKFHKLFYFYVPRICNHCLNPGCVASCPSGALYKRGEDGIVLLDQNICRAWRFCVSACPYKKPYYNWANGKSEKCIFCYPRTETGQANACAHACTGRIRTVGVLMYDADRIEDTAKLPEDRLVDGMRDIILDPFDQKVIDAARKAGAEDNWIMAAQRSPAYNLFKKWRISLPNHPEFRTLPMNFYIPPLSPILHQAKADRGGSFDPEANDFFNEIDKMRIPVKYIANLLAAGNESLVIESLKKQMAVRMYWRQKRVGDVGEGAVRNALTATGLSEEDVHGIYRINSLATYAERFVIPETHREHKTAVDPRNMYEKRGSVGFGQKRKEFPSREW, translated from the coding sequence ATGGACGTCAGATTTCAACTTTCAATGAGCTTTAACCTTGACAAGTGTATCGGATGTCATACTTGCAGCGTTTCCTGCAAGAACGTATGGACATCCCGTCAGGGCGCTGAATATATGTGGTGGAACAACGTGGAGACAAAGCCGGGGACAGGTTATCCTGTAACCTGGGAGGATCAGGAAAGGTACCGAGGCGGATGGGAGCTCAGCGGTGGAAATCTCCGTCTGAAATTGTTAAAGGGGCCTGGCAAGATAAGGACCCTTGCTAATATCTTCTTTCAGCCGAATCTGCCGACTATTGATGATTATTATGAACCTTTTACCTTCGATTATCAGAACCTGTTTAATGCACCGCTTGGTGATGATCAGCCGGTGGCAAGGCCTAAGTCATTAATTACAGGTGAGTTCATGGAAAAGGTATCTCTCGGCCCTAACTGGGACGATGATATGGGCGGTTCGCCTCTGTATGCAACCAATGATCCTAACCTCAGGAATCTATCTGCATCTCAGAAGGAGTTGTTGACCAAGTTTCATAAGCTCTTCTATTTCTATGTGCCGAGGATATGTAACCATTGCCTTAATCCGGGCTGTGTAGCGTCATGTCCTTCAGGTGCATTGTATAAGAGGGGTGAGGATGGAATAGTCCTTCTTGATCAGAATATATGCCGTGCATGGAGATTCTGTGTAAGTGCATGCCCGTATAAAAAGCCATACTACAACTGGGCAAACGGGAAGTCGGAAAAGTGCATATTCTGCTATCCGAGGACAGAGACTGGACAGGCAAATGCATGTGCTCATGCATGTACCGGAAGGATCAGGACAGTCGGTGTTCTGATGTATGACGCAGACAGGATAGAGGATACGGCAAAACTGCCTGAAGACAGGCTGGTTGACGGGATGAGAGACATAATCCTTGATCCTTTTGATCAGAAGGTAATTGATGCTGCCCGCAAGGCTGGTGCAGAAGATAACTGGATAATGGCTGCACAAAGGTCGCCTGCGTACAATCTGTTCAAGAAGTGGAGGATATCTCTCCCGAATCATCCGGAGTTCAGGACACTTCCTATGAACTTCTATATTCCGCCGCTATCGCCTATTCTTCACCAGGCTAAGGCAGACAGGGGAGGATCATTTGATCCTGAGGCCAATGACTTCTTCAATGAGATTGACAAGATGAGGATTCCGGTTAAATATATTGCGAACCTTCTCGCAGCCGGCAATGAGAGTCTTGTTATCGAGTCTCTGAAGAAACAGATGGCAGTCAGGATGTACTGGAGACAGAAGCGTGTGGGTGATGTGGGAGAAGGCGCCGTCAGGAATGCGCTCACGGCAACCGGCCTTTCTGAAGAGGATGTACACGGTATTTACAGAATCAACTCTCTGGCAACATACGCTGAGAGATTTGTAATACCTGAGACTCATCGTGAACATAAGACCGCCGTTGATCCGAGAAACATGTACGAGAAAAGGGGTTCAGTCGGATTTGGTCAGAAGAGAAAGGAGTTCCCTTCAAGGGAGTGGTAA
- a CDS encoding hemerythrin domain-containing protein, whose protein sequence is MSQNYLRIKYRCQHPDCQIKSCRTGEIDINEMEFIELTSSEDKTLFKSPRGICRLGFAQTFKALEVGNLSDMSEDTFIESGEEEINPVSILREEHQRVLRRLDVVEDMILRRDIDGLWVTMAEVENDIVLHSIRKEEGVLFPLLVKLDPVNEKYIEIIKEDHRELMALLHSVRNAMCEDDIPDNILRSALSNLRSHISKEDEEFFYMVEECLDADSRSILIEGMDLAEKSHVLIAAGERNRGVHNHSDETFDQMNYREAVLTAKQNADKDNCC, encoded by the coding sequence ATGTCACAAAATTATCTTAGAATCAAATACAGATGTCAGCATCCTGATTGTCAGATAAAGAGCTGCAGGACTGGAGAAATTGACATTAATGAAATGGAATTCATAGAGTTGACTTCATCTGAAGACAAGACATTATTTAAAAGTCCGCGGGGCATCTGCCGCCTTGGATTTGCACAGACATTCAAGGCATTAGAGGTAGGGAATCTAAGTGATATGTCTGAAGACACTTTTATAGAGTCAGGAGAAGAGGAGATCAATCCTGTCTCCATCCTCAGAGAAGAGCATCAGAGGGTGCTCAGGAGACTTGATGTTGTCGAGGATATGATACTCAGAAGAGATATTGATGGACTCTGGGTAACCATGGCTGAGGTTGAGAATGATATAGTACTCCACTCAATCCGTAAAGAAGAAGGTGTCCTCTTTCCTCTGCTCGTTAAGTTGGATCCGGTGAATGAGAAGTATATTGAGATTATAAAGGAGGACCACAGGGAATTGATGGCCCTCCTGCATTCTGTCAGGAATGCAATGTGCGAGGATGACATTCCGGATAATATACTTCGTTCAGCCTTGTCAAATTTAAGAAGTCATATCAGTAAAGAGGATGAAGAGTTTTTTTATATGGTTGAGGAATGCCTTGATGCCGACAGCAGAAGTATCCTTATAGAAGGTATGGACCTGGCTGAGAAGTCTCATGTGTTAATTGCTGCTGGGGAACGTAACCGTGGGGTACATAATCATAGTGATGAGACATTTGATCAAATGAATTACAGAGAGGCCGTACTTACTGCTAAGCAAAATGCCGATAAGGATAATTGTTGCTGA
- a CDS encoding DUF2769 domain-containing protein, producing the protein MAETSAFDKFGIESMKREEFDAKQKYVISKCLCTTCPTYVQGDAPIGYCFPAVGTSKKIKWEKNCLCEGCDIHKEHELTHTFYCTRCSQLCQAYKMEIGAGHE; encoded by the coding sequence ATGGCTGAAACAAGTGCATTTGATAAGTTTGGGATTGAATCCATGAAAAGAGAGGAGTTTGATGCTAAGCAGAAATATGTGATTAGTAAGTGTCTTTGCACAACATGTCCTACGTATGTTCAGGGGGATGCCCCTATTGGTTATTGCTTCCCCGCTGTAGGAACCAGCAAAAAAATAAAATGGGAAAAGAATTGTCTGTGTGAAGGGTGTGATATTCACAAAGAACATGAACTGACACACACTTTTTATTGCACCAGGTGTTCTCAGTTATGCCAGGCATACAAGATGGAAATTGGCGCCGGTCACGAGTAA
- a CDS encoding DUF2299 family protein, which yields MEITTIEQAKETILKWLKENHHQIDEFKDENANFHFEIDFPVGTMKKQRIIQPKDYPQLVLILNGVSIAPEHAEKLKKMKEGEREEFYNEIRKDLMFSEVSYDLNLDQEGIAKQVQFSYEFYFDGLTKTQTFKALLFNYRVLMYFVTKFNDKFGVPEMKEAPETLNV from the coding sequence TTGGAGATTACAACAATTGAACAGGCGAAAGAAACAATTCTCAAATGGTTAAAGGAAAATCATCATCAGATTGATGAGTTTAAGGATGAAAATGCAAATTTTCATTTTGAAATAGATTTTCCGGTTGGTACAATGAAAAAACAGAGGATTATTCAACCCAAGGATTATCCTCAACTTGTACTGATACTTAATGGAGTTTCTATAGCACCTGAGCATGCAGAGAAACTCAAAAAGATGAAAGAAGGAGAGAGGGAAGAATTCTATAATGAGATAAGGAAAGACCTGATGTTCTCTGAAGTCAGTTATGACCTTAATCTCGATCAGGAGGGAATTGCGAAGCAGGTGCAATTCTCATATGAGTTCTATTTTGACGGACTTACAAAAACTCAGACCTTTAAGGCGCTGCTCTTTAATTACAGGGTGCTGATGTATTTTGTAACAAAATTTAATGATAAATTCGGAGTACCGGAGATGAAAGAGGCTCCTGAAACACTTAATGTTTAA
- a CDS encoding Hsp70 family protein, with the protein MDKEDKNIACILETFPRIEDVMEPESRKRILSQCVNCIKDIPKKIESMAGYQLCVSLTNRIDNPSERKWLLLAIARELPKSVEFHHLNFEVLSQSVRAANAIEEARSRKHALLDIIHSLTDKEDFKPLFIEAMTCAIKAADEIKDQQYRIHALLSLVDEIPGTQEYNNLRLRAFKLALNLATNASQAQYDQLRLKQIAKTLPKSSDYEFYRQYTLLGIAKEIPKTGEFLNLFKDAIMLAIAAAVTIDEPYYRKYALCYIAEELMGSHELTTLYKHTMSEAYKAASAIEDPHARINALIDVLKLFPKTADFFEQLKTALVNILDFYTVQSRIKDITPMEVIDFILLMDDKSVDDSKKSKFTKDKYAHILAKDLEHFGLLLNDIRLIEVLKPYTHVWIRPKALRLAVSKIVEHLEGLKNNFHGCEIERPEFAGEYYHSRETQSAMGHIAGSAIKECMSIDLGATNTVIMKRRWDMQPEFINLNDIARHYDEIPIIPTLLNLTTDAIGKAAGSDNTASNFKRLLLEGLPNGEKHMERYLSSLYKHLKGEAKRPVWLSVFSNTLTDKLYITAPIGFPDYSKALKKIVSRTIKGVDIEILEEPLAAALGYQMAEKDDKVVLLIDFGGSTLDVIIVRLNINEAHVVAKPDRSKVLGGHDIDMWIAEYLHKKLNREGDTPSGDLIEKAEEIKIALSNNREVPFVWQNYDVCHVTRNDMEDILNHHGFYNSIDRTISYVLWKAAKVGVKKEQIEAVLLTGGTSQIPSFREKIEALFPDLHKQNGIYNHSPFTAVAVGAAMYATRRVSDKHLRLAYAIRYKTREKDVPFACEIIFEKGESYPFEKTFRLSPAKTLGEQRQIYIELFEVPDKYIVRRWEKEGSMEFIKQVIKPSDDMVLKELRIITLNYDEPIEDHTKVIFCVDEFGHLKLRYGSHAEEVDTGIRLQ; encoded by the coding sequence ATGGACAAAGAAGATAAAAATATAGCCTGTATACTTGAGACATTCCCAAGGATCGAAGACGTAATGGAACCGGAGTCCAGGAAAAGGATTTTGTCCCAATGCGTGAACTGTATTAAAGACATACCAAAGAAAATTGAATCCATGGCGGGATACCAGCTATGTGTTTCATTAACTAACCGGATTGATAACCCCTCAGAGCGAAAATGGCTTCTTCTTGCCATCGCCCGTGAGTTACCCAAGTCAGTAGAATTCCACCATCTGAACTTTGAGGTATTGTCACAGTCTGTACGGGCTGCAAATGCAATTGAAGAAGCCAGATCAAGAAAACATGCACTTCTCGATATAATACATAGCCTTACTGACAAAGAGGATTTTAAACCCCTTTTTATCGAGGCCATGACTTGTGCTATTAAGGCGGCAGATGAGATAAAGGATCAACAGTACAGGATACATGCACTGTTAAGCCTGGTGGATGAGATACCCGGGACGCAGGAATACAATAATCTCCGTTTAAGGGCTTTTAAACTTGCTCTTAATCTTGCGACCAATGCCAGTCAGGCGCAATATGACCAACTAAGGCTGAAACAGATAGCAAAGACACTGCCAAAGAGCAGTGACTATGAATTCTACAGACAGTATACCCTGCTTGGCATTGCAAAAGAGATCCCGAAGACAGGAGAATTCTTAAACCTTTTCAAAGATGCTATCATGCTCGCTATAGCTGCGGCCGTTACGATTGACGAACCTTATTACAGAAAGTATGCACTTTGTTATATAGCTGAAGAGCTCATGGGGTCACACGAGTTAACAACATTGTACAAACATACAATGTCAGAGGCATACAAGGCCGCATCTGCGATAGAAGATCCCCATGCGAGGATTAATGCACTGATAGATGTACTTAAGCTGTTTCCAAAGACTGCAGACTTTTTTGAGCAATTAAAGACTGCATTAGTAAATATTCTTGACTTCTATACTGTCCAAAGCAGGATAAAGGATATTACTCCTATGGAGGTCATTGATTTCATTCTTCTAATGGATGATAAAAGTGTTGACGACTCCAAAAAATCAAAATTTACAAAGGACAAATATGCCCATATACTTGCCAAAGATCTTGAGCATTTTGGTCTATTATTAAATGATATAAGACTTATAGAGGTACTAAAGCCATATACCCACGTCTGGATCCGCCCTAAGGCGCTCAGACTTGCTGTCAGCAAGATAGTGGAGCATCTCGAAGGACTCAAAAATAATTTTCATGGATGCGAAATTGAACGGCCTGAATTTGCCGGGGAGTATTATCATTCCAGAGAAACTCAATCAGCCATGGGGCATATAGCAGGAAGTGCAATCAAAGAATGTATGTCTATTGATCTTGGCGCAACTAACACTGTAATCATGAAACGCAGGTGGGACATGCAGCCTGAATTTATAAATTTAAATGATATCGCACGTCACTATGATGAAATACCTATAATCCCTACCCTTCTCAACCTGACGACAGATGCCATTGGGAAGGCAGCCGGGAGCGATAACACTGCATCAAATTTCAAGAGGCTTCTTCTTGAAGGGCTTCCTAATGGAGAAAAACACATGGAGAGGTATTTATCCTCACTTTATAAGCATCTTAAAGGCGAGGCTAAACGGCCTGTCTGGCTTTCCGTATTCTCAAATACCCTCACAGACAAATTATATATAACTGCCCCGATTGGCTTTCCTGACTATAGTAAGGCATTGAAAAAAATAGTCTCACGGACAATAAAGGGTGTAGACATAGAAATTCTTGAAGAACCGCTTGCCGCAGCGCTCGGCTATCAAATGGCTGAAAAGGATGACAAGGTTGTTCTCCTTATAGACTTCGGCGGCAGCACTCTTGATGTGATCATTGTACGTCTGAACATAAACGAAGCCCATGTCGTTGCCAAGCCTGACAGGTCCAAGGTCCTCGGCGGACACGATATAGATATGTGGATTGCTGAGTATTTACATAAAAAACTTAATAGAGAGGGAGACACCCCTTCGGGAGATTTAATTGAAAAGGCAGAAGAGATTAAAATAGCCTTGTCTAATAACAGGGAGGTGCCATTCGTTTGGCAAAACTATGATGTATGCCACGTAACCAGAAATGATATGGAAGATATTCTTAATCACCATGGTTTTTACAACTCAATTGACAGGACTATATCATATGTACTCTGGAAGGCCGCCAAGGTTGGAGTAAAAAAGGAGCAGATAGAGGCTGTATTGCTAACAGGAGGCACATCACAGATACCTTCATTCAGAGAGAAGATTGAAGCGCTATTCCCTGACCTTCACAAGCAGAATGGAATATACAATCACAGCCCATTTACAGCAGTAGCTGTCGGAGCTGCCATGTATGCTACAAGGAGGGTCAGCGACAAACACCTCAGGCTGGCCTACGCAATCCGTTACAAGACCAGGGAAAAGGATGTACCGTTCGCCTGCGAGATTATCTTTGAAAAGGGAGAGTCATATCCTTTCGAGAAGACATTCAGGCTCTCGCCGGCAAAGACACTTGGGGAGCAGAGACAGATCTATATAGAACTCTTCGAGGTACCTGATAAATATATCGTCAGGAGATGGGAAAAAGAAGGCAGTATGGAATTCATTAAACAGGTAATAAAGCCGTCAGATGACATGGTTTTAAAGGAATTGAGGATCATAACACTTAATTATGATGAACCGATAGAAGACCATACGAAAGTAATATTCTGCGTGGATGAATTCGGCCACCTCAAGCTTCGCTATGGTAGTCACGCGGAGGAAGTTGATACAGGGATAAGGCTGCAATAA